One part of the Planctomycetota bacterium genome encodes these proteins:
- the secE gene encoding preprotein translocase subunit SecE, with protein sequence MSNADLAPSKSTPPAKAEGGLLTPYKRGQGFWTRLGTGLGAGLVILFTIRFLYQRLPSITGLPQGDWRLLAALAGLALVLVVVTWLLMNRPKHAEFLINTDGEMKKVKWSTWRELVGNTKVVIGFMFLVAALLFSYDVVFSTAMWWIDVLKVDPPFFFGGE encoded by the coding sequence ATGAGCAACGCTGACCTGGCCCCGAGCAAGAGCACCCCGCCCGCGAAAGCAGAGGGTGGCCTTCTGACGCCCTACAAGCGAGGTCAGGGGTTCTGGACGCGGCTGGGCACCGGGCTCGGAGCGGGTCTGGTGATCCTCTTCACGATCCGCTTCCTCTACCAGCGGCTGCCGTCGATCACGGGTCTCCCGCAGGGCGACTGGCGGTTGCTGGCGGCCTTGGCCGGCCTGGCTCTGGTGCTGGTCGTCGTCACCTGGCTGCTCATGAACCGGCCAAAGCACGCCGAGTTCCTCATTAACACCGATGGGGAGATGAAGAAGGTCAAGTGGTCGACTTGGCGCGAGCTCGTCGGCAACACGAAGGTCGTCATCGGCTTCATGTTCCTCGTGGCGGCGCTGCTGTTCAGCTACGACGTCGTCTTCAGCACGGCGATGTGGTGGATTGACGTGCTCAAGGTCGACCCGCCGTTCTTCTTCGGCGGCGAGTGA